The window TGCGTTCCAGTGAGCGTCTGCCCGTCTGGCAGAATCATCCGCTGAAGTCCGGCGCCGGTTCACCCCGCGGAACGACTGGGGACCCGGAGCCAACGAGAGAGGACACCATGAAGAGCGGTATTCACCCCGAGTACGTGGTCACGAACGTGAACTGCGACTGCGGAAACAGCTTCACCACGCGCAGCACCAAGACCAGCGGCGACATCCACGTCGAGATCTGCTCGAACTGCCACCCGTTCTACACGGGCAAGCAGAAGATCATGGACACCGGTGGCCGGGTCGCGCGCTTCGAGGCTCGCTACGGCAAGCGGCAGAAGAAGGACGCCGACGCCAAGTAGCTTTTTCCACGGCGCCCACCCGCACGCGCGGGTGGGCGCCGTTGTCTTGGATGGACCGGGCTGAGAGGTGGCAGAGGTGGATTCGAGCTCGCTCAAGGGGCTGCTCGCCGAACACGCGGAGCTGGAGCAGCAGCTCGCGGACCCGGCGGTGCACGCCGACCAGGCGCGCGCCCGCAAGCTCGGCCGCCGCTACGCCGAGCTGACGCCGGTCGTGCGTGCCGTCCACGAGCTGGACACCACCCGCGACGACCTCACGGCCGCGCGCGAGATGGCTTCGGAGGACGCGGAGTTCGCCGCCGAGGCCGAGGAGCTGAGCGCGCGGATCCCCGACCTCGAGTCGAAGCTCACCGAGCTGCTGCTGCCGCGCGACCCGTACGACGGCTCCGACGTCGTGATGGAGATCAAGTCCGGCGAGGGCGGCGAGGAGTCGGCGCTGTTCGCCGGCGACCTGCTGCGGATGTACCTGCGCTACGCCGAGCGCCACGGCTGGAAGGCCGAGGTCCTCGACTCGGTGGACTCCGATCTGGGCGGCTTCAAGGACGTCACGCTGTCGATCAAGACCAAGGCGGCCGACGTCGACGGCGTCTGGTCCCGCCTGAAGTTCGAGGGCGGCGTCCACCGCGTCCAGCGCGTGCCGGCGACGGAGTCCCAGGGCCGCATCCACACGTCGGCGTCCGGGGTGCTCATCTACCCGGAGCCGGAGGAGGTCGAGGTCGAGATCGACCCGAACGACCTGCGCATCGACGTGTTCCGCTCCTCGGGCCCGGGCGGCCAGAGCGTGAACACCACCGACTCGGCGGTCCGGATCACCCACCTGCCGACGGGCATCGTGGTGTCGTGCCAGAACGAGAAGTCCCAGATCCAGAACCGCGCGCGGGCCCTGCAGGTGCTGCAGGCCCGGCTGCAGGCGATCGCGGAGGAGGAGGCGGCGGCGAAGGCGTCCGACGCCCGCAAGTCCCAGATCCGCACGGTCGACCGCTCGGAGCGGATCCGGACGTACAACTTCCCGGAGAACCGCATCTCGGACCACCGTGTGAACTACAAGGCGTACAACCTGGACCAGGTCCTCGACGGCGACCTCGACGGCGTGCTCGACGCACTGGCGACGGCGGACCGCGAAGAGCGCCTGGCCGCCTCGGCGGGCTGAGCCGCTCCACGGCGGCCCAGCCCTGAGGGGGATCAGCCGCAGGCGACCGGGCCGGCCGAGGCGCGGAACTGGTTGACCGAGCCGCTGCCCAGCGACAGACTGCCGGACACGTAGATGCACTTGCCGTCGGTCCCGGTCACCACCACTCCGCCCGCGTAGGTGGCGAACGTGCCCGAGTCGGTCACCGGAGTGGACTGGTCCGACCGGCGGATGCTGACCGACATCGAGTGCGACCCGGACGCGTCGTCGTAGACCTTCGCGCAGTTGGTGCCGCCGTTCGCGCCGGAGTACCAGAGGTGCAGCGAGCCGGCCAGGTCCCCGAGCTGGTTCTTCAGGGACTTCGGGAACCCGGAGACCTCACTGCCCGGACAGGTCGCCACCGTCGCGGCCTGGGCTTGCGCGACGGGCGCCACGACGACCCCCGCCACGACGACCCCGGCGACGACCGCGAACTTCCGTACGAGTGACCGCATCCTTGCCTCCACAGGTAGCGGTGCCCCGGGCCGTTCCCGGACCACCGCCGTCCCCACGTCCGGGAGGCCGGACCGGTTTAGCCAATCAGCGGACGGCGGGCTCCTCCGGCTCGCGGAACGCGTCGAAGACCTCCGTCACGGGCTCGGCGTCTTCTTCGGGCTCAGGCTCGGGCCGGGCCGGCCGCGGGAAGAAGCTCAGCACCGCGAACGCGAACGCGAGGAAGGTCGGGAACAGCGTCAGCAGCTGGTGCTTCACGCCCTCGACGCCCTCACCCAACGCCGACAGCCCGAACTGGCCGATCGCGAACAGCAGCAGGAAGAACACCACGACGCCGTACTCGCGCGCGCGGCGGCGGAACGCCCGGACTCCGGCCCAGCCGATCAGCAGCCAGAACGGCACCAGCACGAGCAGCCCCAGCGGCGCCGCCAGTGCCGACAGCCCCGAGAACACCGGCACGCGGTACTCCTTCGCCATCTGCGGGAACCCGGCCGACTCGGCGAAGCTGCCCAGCCGGGACGGGCGCGCGGTCAGGGTGTCGACCGCGCCCTGCTGGAGGATCTGCAGCGTGCGCGTCGGGTGGGAGGCGTAGTACTGGACCACGTTGCGGCGGCTGATCTTGTCGCGGAAGCCGGTGTAGTCCGCGTCCGTCCACGGGTGCGCCGCCCACCAGCCCGTGCCGATGAACTTCTTGGCGCTCTGCGGCAGGCCCAGCGCCGCCAGGTCGGCGTCCGTGTCGTGCTTGCCGTCGACGATGCTGTCGAACACCACGTGGTACATGTTCGCTTCGCGGTACTCGGCGTTGGCCGGGTCGCCGTGGGACTGGACCGCCGCCGTTCCCGCGCCCACGATCACCAGCACGCCCAGTGGCAGCAGCCACCGCGCGCGCCCCTTCGCGCCGAGCGGCCGGATCAGCGCCAGCGCCACCACGAACAGCGGGATCAGCAGCAGCGTCTGCGACTTCGCGTTGATGCCGATCAGCGCACCCACCACGGTGAGCGCCGCGCCCCAGTAGCGCCACGCGCCCGTGCGGTTCATCAGCAGCAGGCCACCGGCCATCAGCAGCATCCCGACGAACCCGGCGCCCTCGCTCAGCACCGACGCGAAGTAGCCGAAGAACGCCGAGTCGGCCATCACGAGCAGCAGCAGCACCGTGGCGATGACGCGGTTGCGGCGGCTCAGCTCCAGGCCGAGGACCGTCGCCGCGATGCCCACCGCGACGAGCACGCACGTGATCGCGCCGAGCACCAGCAGGTTGAGCTGCGCCGACGAGCCGAGCACCTTCCCCAGCTTGCTCGCGACCCAGTCGAGCCACGCCTGGCTCGAGATGTAGTCGCTCTTGCAGGCCGAACCCGGCCCGTAGCTGAAGTGCACGTAGAACTCGGAACTGAGCTCCGGGTGCCGGCCGCCGAGGTCGCACAGCAGGCGCCAGCCGTCGCCGTTGTCGGCCATCCCGACCGGCCGCGGCACGAGGAACCGGACCAGCAGGACGCCCAGGGAAAGGACGAAGACACCCAAGCCGAAGCGCAGTTCACGGAATCGCACTCGGAACAGCGTACGAGATCACGCAGAGTCGACGGGTGCCGCACCGGGAACGGGCGAAACGGGCCGGTCCCGGAACACGACGTAGTGGTAGAGCAGGTAGTTCCAGAACAGCCCGACGACGATCGCCGCGCCCTTCGGCACCAGCAGGTTGACGCCCGGGAAGAGGTGGCTCACCAGGGTGATGACCCCGAACTGGACCACCCAGAGCCCGAACGCCGTCACGCCGAAGAACAGCAGCGCCTGCCGCCGGATGTCGCCGTCCTTCGCGCGGAACGTGAAGTTCCGGTTCAGCGTGAACGACAGCAGCATGCCCGCCGTCGTCGAGAGGAAGTTGGCGACGAACGTCGGGACGCCCACCGTCGCCAGCAGCGCGTAGCCCAGTGCGTCGACGAGCGTGTTGCCGATCCCGACGATCCCGAAGCGCACCTGCGTGGCCGTGACGAACCTCATCGGGCGGCGCTCCTGGTCTGTTCGGCGGACTCCGGGACGCCGGTGCGCACCGACGCCACCGTGTACAGCGGCCGGTTCTGGACCTGCGAGTACGTGCGGCCGATGTAGCTGCCGAGCACGCCCAGCATGATGATCTGGATGCCGCCGAGGAAGAACATCGCGATGGTGATGAACGCCCAGCCGGGCACCGCGGTCTCCGGCGCGAACAGCTTGACGCCGACGACGTAGAGCACGCCGAGGAAGCTCAGCAGCGAGATCAGGTACCCCATCCGCGTGATCATCCGCAGCGGCGTGGTCGAGAACCCGAGGATGCCGTCGGCGGCGAAGCGCAGCATCTTCGTCAGCGGGTAGCCGGTGACGCCGGCGTTGCGCTTGTCGCGGTCGAACAGCACCGCCGTCTGCTTGAACCCGACGTAGCTGACGAGCCCGCGCAGGAACCGGTCGCGCTCGCGGTACTTGCGCAGCTCGTCGACGACCTTGCGGTCGACCAGCCGGAAGTCGCCGGTGTTCTTCGGGATCTCGACCGCGGCCATCTTCTGGAGGAACCAGTAGAACGCGGTCGCGGTGAACCGCTTGAACGGCGGGTCCCGGCGCGACCGGCGCTGCGCGTAGACGACCTCGTAGCCCTCTTCCCACTTCTCGAGCAGCTCGAGGGCCACCCGCGGCGGGTCCTGCAGGTCGCTGTCCATGATGATCGTGGCGTCGGCGTCCACCAGGTCGAGCCCGGCGGTGACGGCCATCTGGTGGCCGAAGTTGCGGGACAGCTCCACGACCGTGACGCGGGCGTCGCGCGCGCCCAGCTCGGTGAGCCGGTCCAGGGAGGCGTCCCGGCTGCCGTCGTCGACGTAGATGAAGCTGAAGTCGTACCGCCCGGCCAGCGGCGCGATCACCTCGTCGACCGTGCGGTGCAGCAGGTCGATGTTCGCTTCCTCGTTGTAGATGGGGAAGATGAACGCGACCCGGCGGCGCGTGGTCGGCTCGATCGGCACTGGCGCTCCCGGGGGTCGGCGTCACGGGCATCCTAGAGATCGGCGACGCCCTCGGCGAACACGGCCATCCGCTGTCCGTAGTCCTCGGCCGGGCCGAAGTGGACGGCCACCGCGTCCGCCCCGGCCAGGATATACGCCCGGAATCGCGCGATGGCGGCCTCGAGATCGACGCCGTTCCATTCCATTCTGGCGGTGACCCGTGTTTCGCGGCCGTTTGTCATGCCAGTGAGCTTTCCGGCGCGCTCGCCGACCCCGGCGGGAGACAGGCCGGCGCTCATCCAGCCCGCGCCGATCCGCGCGGCCCGGCGCAGCGCCGCGTCCGAGTTGCCGCCGACGGTGATCGGCACCGGCCCGGCCGGCCGCGGCTCGAAGTACCCGCCCCCGGGGCCGCGTCCGGCGCGGAACAGCTCGGCGAGCAGGTCGAGGGTGGCGTCGGTCCGCTTGCCGCGCGTCCGGAAATCCGCACCGACCTCGGCGAACTCGG of the Amycolatopsis sp. NBC_01488 genome contains:
- the rpmE gene encoding 50S ribosomal protein L31; the protein is MKSGIHPEYVVTNVNCDCGNSFTTRSTKTSGDIHVEICSNCHPFYTGKQKIMDTGGRVARFEARYGKRQKKDADAK
- the wsfD gene encoding glycan biosynthesis hexose transferase WsfD, with the translated sequence MRFRELRFGLGVFVLSLGVLLVRFLVPRPVGMADNGDGWRLLCDLGGRHPELSSEFYVHFSYGPGSACKSDYISSQAWLDWVASKLGKVLGSSAQLNLLVLGAITCVLVAVGIAATVLGLELSRRNRVIATVLLLLVMADSAFFGYFASVLSEGAGFVGMLLMAGGLLLMNRTGAWRYWGAALTVVGALIGINAKSQTLLLIPLFVVALALIRPLGAKGRARWLLPLGVLVIVGAGTAAVQSHGDPANAEYREANMYHVVFDSIVDGKHDTDADLAALGLPQSAKKFIGTGWWAAHPWTDADYTGFRDKISRRNVVQYYASHPTRTLQILQQGAVDTLTARPSRLGSFAESAGFPQMAKEYRVPVFSGLSALAAPLGLLVLVPFWLLIGWAGVRAFRRRAREYGVVVFFLLLFAIGQFGLSALGEGVEGVKHQLLTLFPTFLAFAFAVLSFFPRPARPEPEPEEDAEPVTEVFDAFREPEEPAVR
- a CDS encoding TIGR03619 family F420-dependent LLM class oxidoreductase, with amino-acid sequence MTEHFLEVVLPNEQPDLDPARPAELARLAEDLGYHAAWLPDHLIPPGAFGDVFGGVYEPLVTLAHVAARTERIRLGTSVLIVPLREPFALAKQVATLDRLSGHRFDLGVGTGWNEPEFAEVGADFRTRGKRTDATLDLLAELFRAGRGPGGGYFEPRPAGPVPITVGGNSDAALRRAARIGAGWMSAGLSPAGVGERAGKLTGMTNGRETRVTARMEWNGVDLEAAIARFRAYILAGADAVAVHFGPAEDYGQRMAVFAEGVADL
- a CDS encoding glycosyltransferase family 2 protein codes for the protein MPIEPTTRRRVAFIFPIYNEEANIDLLHRTVDEVIAPLAGRYDFSFIYVDDGSRDASLDRLTELGARDARVTVVELSRNFGHQMAVTAGLDLVDADATIIMDSDLQDPPRVALELLEKWEEGYEVVYAQRRSRRDPPFKRFTATAFYWFLQKMAAVEIPKNTGDFRLVDRKVVDELRKYRERDRFLRGLVSYVGFKQTAVLFDRDKRNAGVTGYPLTKMLRFAADGILGFSTTPLRMITRMGYLISLLSFLGVLYVVGVKLFAPETAVPGWAFITIAMFFLGGIQIIMLGVLGSYIGRTYSQVQNRPLYTVASVRTGVPESAEQTRSAAR
- the prfA gene encoding peptide chain release factor 1 is translated as MDSSSLKGLLAEHAELEQQLADPAVHADQARARKLGRRYAELTPVVRAVHELDTTRDDLTAAREMASEDAEFAAEAEELSARIPDLESKLTELLLPRDPYDGSDVVMEIKSGEGGEESALFAGDLLRMYLRYAERHGWKAEVLDSVDSDLGGFKDVTLSIKTKAADVDGVWSRLKFEGGVHRVQRVPATESQGRIHTSASGVLIYPEPEEVEVEIDPNDLRIDVFRSSGPGGQSVNTTDSAVRITHLPTGIVVSCQNEKSQIQNRARALQVLQARLQAIAEEEAAAKASDARKSQIRTVDRSERIRTYNFPENRISDHRVNYKAYNLDQVLDGDLDGVLDALATADREERLAASAG
- a CDS encoding GtrA family protein; amino-acid sequence: MRFVTATQVRFGIVGIGNTLVDALGYALLATVGVPTFVANFLSTTAGMLLSFTLNRNFTFRAKDGDIRRQALLFFGVTAFGLWVVQFGVITLVSHLFPGVNLLVPKGAAIVVGLFWNYLLYHYVVFRDRPVSPVPGAAPVDSA